A single window of Actinoallomurus bryophytorum DNA harbors:
- the hemE gene encoding uroporphyrinogen decarboxylase, with protein sequence MDACRRRPVAHTPVWFMRQAGRSLPEYREARGGIPMMEACATPDLIVEITMQPVRRYTVDAAIFFSDIVVPLKAIGVDVDIKPGVGPVIADPIRDAAGVDRLRLLEPDDVPYVTEAVSTLTGELAGIPLIGFAGGPFTLASYLIEGGPSKNHERTKAMMYGEPDLWARLLDRLADIAIAYLKVQVEAGARAIQLFDSWVGGVAPADYRTSVLPHSSKIFSALESYDVPRIHFGVGTGELLGLMGEVGADVVGVDWRVPLDEAVGRVEAGKALQGNLDPAILLAPWDVVAERAREVLAQGRTAEGHVFNLGHGVLPATDPGVLARLTDLVHEESIAR encoded by the coding sequence CTGGACGCCTGCCGCCGCCGCCCGGTGGCCCACACACCGGTGTGGTTCATGCGGCAGGCGGGACGTTCACTGCCGGAGTACCGCGAGGCGCGGGGCGGCATCCCGATGATGGAGGCCTGCGCGACCCCCGACCTCATCGTGGAGATCACGATGCAGCCGGTACGCCGCTACACGGTGGACGCGGCGATCTTCTTCAGTGACATCGTCGTGCCCCTCAAGGCGATCGGCGTGGACGTCGACATCAAGCCGGGCGTCGGACCGGTGATCGCCGACCCTATCCGCGACGCGGCCGGCGTCGACCGGCTGCGCCTGCTCGAGCCGGACGACGTGCCCTATGTCACCGAGGCCGTGAGCACCCTGACCGGGGAGCTGGCCGGCATCCCGCTCATCGGCTTCGCCGGCGGCCCGTTCACCCTCGCGTCCTACCTGATCGAGGGCGGCCCGTCCAAAAACCACGAGCGCACCAAGGCGATGATGTACGGCGAGCCGGACCTGTGGGCACGCCTGCTCGACCGGCTGGCCGACATAGCCATCGCCTACCTCAAGGTGCAGGTCGAGGCGGGCGCGCGGGCGATCCAGCTGTTCGACTCCTGGGTCGGCGGCGTCGCCCCGGCCGACTACCGCACCTCCGTGCTGCCGCACAGCAGCAAGATCTTCTCCGCGCTGGAGTCGTACGACGTGCCGCGCATCCACTTCGGTGTGGGCACGGGCGAGCTGCTGGGCCTGATGGGCGAGGTGGGCGCCGACGTGGTCGGCGTCGACTGGCGCGTGCCCCTGGACGAGGCCGTGGGCCGCGTCGAGGCGGGCAAGGCGCTCCAGGGCAACCTCGACCCGGCGATCCTGCTCGCACCGTGGGACGTCGTCGCCGAGCGCGCCCGCGAGGTCCTGGCCCAGGGCCGCACGGCCGAAGGCCATGTGTTCAACCTGGGCCACGGCGTGCTCCCGGCGACCGACCCCGGCGTCCTGGCGCGCCTCACCGACCTGGTCCACGAGGAGTCCATCGCTCGCTGA
- a CDS encoding DUF4349 domain-containing protein codes for MRPFIVLLAATLVVLTGCSGQGAGNSSSASGGGVAAPGPKVAPGDDRAGTASVRLAPAQAIVYTADLTVRAGNVARSAAEAKSIVTAAGGYVGNENAVEDPGSRPSATLTFKIPSARYQGVLDQLGSSRIGGRVSLRQQASDVTQEVADVTSRVKSAKATLASFRKLLGKAESVDDIVQLEQEISTREADLESLQARQKSLSEQTSYATVTLRLEGTAVTHHGHKKAGGFAGGISTGWHAFTAFLGGLTLVLGWALPFLGLAALIGLPTWWIVRRRRSTPSNAG; via the coding sequence ATGAGACCGTTCATTGTCTTACTGGCCGCCACGCTCGTCGTCCTCACCGGGTGTTCGGGCCAGGGCGCGGGAAACAGCTCCTCCGCGAGTGGCGGGGGCGTCGCGGCGCCTGGGCCGAAGGTGGCCCCCGGCGACGACCGCGCGGGCACCGCGTCCGTACGCCTGGCGCCCGCCCAGGCGATCGTCTACACCGCGGACCTCACCGTTCGCGCCGGGAACGTCGCCCGATCGGCCGCCGAGGCGAAGTCGATCGTCACCGCGGCGGGCGGCTACGTCGGCAACGAGAACGCCGTGGAGGACCCGGGATCACGTCCCTCGGCGACGCTCACCTTCAAGATCCCCTCGGCGCGCTACCAGGGGGTCCTGGACCAGCTGGGCTCCTCGCGGATCGGCGGGCGCGTCTCACTACGGCAGCAGGCCAGTGACGTGACCCAGGAGGTCGCCGACGTCACCAGCCGGGTCAAGTCCGCGAAGGCGACCCTGGCGTCCTTCCGCAAGCTGCTCGGCAAGGCCGAGTCGGTCGACGACATCGTCCAGCTCGAGCAGGAGATCTCCACCCGCGAGGCGGACCTGGAGTCGCTGCAGGCCCGTCAGAAGTCGCTGAGCGAGCAGACGTCGTACGCGACGGTGACGCTGCGGCTGGAGGGCACCGCGGTGACGCACCACGGCCACAAGAAGGCCGGGGGGTTCGCCGGTGGGATCTCGACCGGCTGGCACGCGTTCACCGCGTTCTTGGGCGGGCTGACCCTGGTCCTCGGCTGGGCGCTGCCCTTCCTCGGCCTCGCCGCGCTGATCGGCCTGCCCACCTGGTGGATCGTCCGGCGCCGCCGCTCCACCCCGTCGAACGCGGGCTGA
- the hemG gene encoding protoporphyrinogen oxidase yields the protein MTDAPIRTHVVVVGGGITGLTAAYQAAKNGARVTLLEGAADVGGKLRVSEIAGLPVDEGAEAMLARRPEGLELVRELGLGDRMVYPGTTSAAIWSRGALHDMPSGHIMGVPADLGALARSRVLSAAGLARVPLDLVRPATPRGEDVSVAGLIGARVGSEVVDRLVEPLLGGVYAGRADDLSFEATMPGLAGVSRTRRSLITAARTVREAAPKDAGPVFTTLTGGLGELAHALAARLTEFDATVRTETMVRELRRTPGGWRLTLGPTREPEYLDADAVVLAVPARATGRLLREVVPVASAELGRIEYASMAIVTLAYSGSAFPSAPVRSGYLVPAVESSGVKAVTFSTTKWPHLIDGAPGMVVIRCSIGRYGEEQLLQRPDDELKAVAMTELARTTGVIELPVDSRVTRWGGALPQYSVGHLERIARIRAAVAGIPGLAVCGAAYDGVGIPACIASARTAAARVLDGLESRGQSEESEEPASEPHR from the coding sequence ATGACCGATGCGCCGATCCGTACCCATGTCGTCGTCGTCGGCGGAGGGATCACCGGGCTGACCGCCGCCTACCAGGCCGCGAAGAACGGCGCCCGCGTCACGCTTCTCGAGGGCGCCGCGGACGTCGGCGGCAAACTGCGGGTGAGCGAGATCGCCGGGCTGCCGGTGGACGAGGGCGCCGAGGCGATGCTCGCGCGCCGCCCCGAGGGTCTTGAGCTCGTACGCGAGCTGGGCCTCGGCGACCGCATGGTCTACCCGGGCACGACCTCCGCCGCGATCTGGAGCCGCGGTGCCCTCCACGACATGCCCTCGGGCCACATCATGGGCGTGCCCGCCGACCTGGGCGCGCTCGCGCGCTCACGCGTGCTGTCGGCCGCCGGGCTCGCCCGGGTGCCCCTCGACCTGGTGCGTCCGGCGACCCCGCGCGGCGAGGACGTGTCCGTGGCCGGTCTGATCGGCGCGCGGGTGGGGTCGGAGGTCGTGGACCGGCTCGTCGAGCCGCTGCTCGGCGGGGTCTACGCCGGGCGCGCGGACGACCTCTCCTTCGAGGCCACGATGCCCGGACTGGCCGGCGTCTCGCGTACCCGCCGCTCCCTGATCACCGCCGCCCGCACCGTACGCGAGGCGGCGCCCAAGGACGCCGGGCCGGTGTTCACCACCCTCACCGGCGGTCTCGGAGAGCTGGCGCACGCGCTCGCCGCGAGGCTGACGGAGTTCGACGCGACGGTGCGCACCGAGACGATGGTGCGCGAGTTGCGCCGTACTCCCGGAGGATGGCGGCTCACCCTCGGACCCACACGCGAGCCCGAGTACCTCGACGCCGACGCCGTCGTGCTCGCGGTGCCGGCGCGGGCCACGGGGCGGCTCCTGCGCGAGGTGGTGCCGGTGGCCTCCGCCGAGCTGGGCCGGATCGAGTACGCCAGCATGGCGATCGTCACCCTCGCCTACTCGGGCAGCGCCTTCCCGTCGGCGCCCGTCCGCAGTGGCTACCTCGTGCCCGCCGTCGAGTCGAGCGGGGTCAAGGCGGTCACGTTCAGCACGACCAAGTGGCCGCATCTCATCGACGGCGCGCCCGGCATGGTGGTGATCCGCTGCTCCATCGGCCGCTACGGCGAGGAGCAGCTCCTCCAGCGTCCCGACGACGAGCTGAAGGCCGTCGCGATGACCGAGCTGGCCCGCACGACCGGCGTCATCGAGCTGCCCGTCGACTCTCGTGTCACCCGCTGGGGCGGTGCGCTGCCGCAGTACTCCGTGGGACACCTGGAGCGGATCGCGCGGATCCGCGCCGCCGTCGCGGGCATACCCGGGCTGGCGGTCTGCGGCGCGGCCTACGACGGTGTGGGGATTCCGGCGTGCATCGCCTCGGCGCGTACGGCGGCGGCCCGTGTGCTGGACGGCCTGGAGAGTCGG